The genomic DNA GCCCGCACATGGCGTATGCGCCCGCGCCGTAGCTGCCGCCGATGATGACGCTGAATTTGGGCACGCGGGCGGTGGATACCGCGTTGACCATCTTGGCACCATCCTTTGCGATGCCGCCCTGCTCGTACTGCACGCCCACCATGAAGCCGCTGATGTTGTGCAAGAAGACCAGAGGGATGTTCTCCTGGCAGCAAAGCTCGATGAAGTTGGCGGCTTTCTGGGCGCTCTGGCCGAAGAGCACGCCGTCATTGGCGAGTACGCCCACGGGGTAACCTCCGATAGCGCCTGTGCCGCAGATCAGGCTAGAGCCATAGCGCTCGCGGTACTGCACCAGCTCACTGCCATCCAGCAAGCGCGCCAGCACGTCCCTCATAGGCATCGCCTGCTTTGGGTTGGCGGGAATGAACCCGGGCAGCTCCGCCGCGTCGTAACGGGGCGGAGCTGCCCGGCGGGGCGGCGGAGCCAGAGCTGGGGCCTCGCAACGCCCCAGGATGCCGCGCACCAGTTCGAGCGCGTGCAGCTCATCGTTCGCGAAATGGTCGGCCACGCCAGACAGGCGTGTGTGCGTATCCGCGCCCCCCAGTTCCTGGGCGTCGACCACTTCGCCGGTGGCAGCCTGCACCAGTTGCGGCCCGCCCAGGTAGATCATCCCCGCCTTGTCGACGATCACGGTTTCATCGCACATTGCGGGAATATAGGCGCCGCCCGCGGTGCAAGCGCCCAGCACCGCCGCCACCTGTTTCAGGCCAAGCGCCGACATCTCGGCAATATTGCGGAAAATCTTGCCGAAATGCTGCTCGTCCGGAAATATGTCGCCTTGCAAAGGCAGATAGGCGCCACCCGAATCCACCAGATAGACGCAAGGCAGTCCGTTCTCGCGGGCAATAGCCTGGGCGCGCAGCTGCTTCTTGATGGTCAGCGGGTAGTAGGTCCCGCCCTTGGCCGTTGCATCGTTGGCCATGATCATGCAGGCGCGTCCTGCCACGACTCCGGCGCCGGTAATGATGCCTGCCCCTGGCGACTGGCCATCGTATGCGCCGTCGGCCGCCAACTGGCCGACCTCCAGAAAAGGCGTGCCGGGATCCAGCAGCATATTGACGCGCTCGCGCGGCAGCAACTTGCCGCGCGCCAGATGCGCCTGGCGCGCGCGCTCGCCGCCGCCGGCGACCGCGCGCGTTCTTGCAGCAAGCAGCGGCGCGCGTAATTCGTCATAAGCAGCCGCATTCGCGGCGAAGTCCGGGCTGCCCGGCCCGGGGCGGGAAGAGAGAATAGCCATCAGTGGAATGCCGTCAGAAGATTGGATTGCGAAGGCTCAGCTCGGATCACGCACCGGCAGGCGCAACAGCGCATGCCCCAGCGACTTTCCGGTCTGGTCCAGGCGCAGGGTGCGCGTCGCCCCGCCCCCCAGCGCATGGCGCATGATCACCATCATGGCGCCGATGTTGTCCATGGGATGGCATTCCACCTCGCCCTGGACCCAATCCCCGTACAGGCCTTTGACGTCGGCTGGCGTAACGCTGGCCAGCAGCTGCGCATACTCTTGCGGTCCGCGAGCGACCAGTCCCACGCTGCACACGTCCCCCTTGTCACCGGACCGGACATAAGCAATGTCTTTCACTTGAAGCGTCATCAGGGCTCTCCTCAGGCCGTCAGGATTTCGGTCTTCTGTTCGACGGCTGCCCGCGGGATCAGCGTCGGCCACAGAGAGATGACGGGACGCGGTTTCATCGGCGTGCCGAAAGATGTGCCGCCCGGTCCCATGATCCAGAGATTCGTGCCTGCGCGGCGCGCCTTGTCAGCCTCTTCGGCCGTGCGCGTACGCACGGCGCAGCGCAGTCCGACTTCGGGCAGCTCGTTGGCCTGTTCCCGTCCCGGGAAGGCGGCGGCAGGACCGTGTAGAGTATTGAGGCCAACGAAATCGAAGTGGATCTCGTCGGCCGCCAGACCCATGCGTTCGAAACGCTCGAGCATGGTCTCGCGCGCCTTGACGGCGCGATCGTAGGCGTAGGGCCAGGGAAAGAACGCCATGGTCTCGCCAATCCAGCCGTCCTGGTAACCAACCACGAGCTTCCACAGGTCGGGCGCGGCTTCGCCGCGCACGCCGCTGACGCGCACTCGGTCTTGCCCCTCGTCGGCCAACCTCAAAGAAGTGAAATCGGCCACTGCGTCGGGCATGAGATACCGTCGCGGATTGCCCACCTCGTAGACCAGATGCTCCTTGATCGTCCATTGATCGACGCGCCCGCCTGTGCCGGACAGCTTGGTGACGACGGCCTCAGCGTCCGGGGCCACCTCCAAGATTGGGAATCCGGCCCGCCCCATGTGAGGCATGTCGGCGAATCGCGAGGACATCCCTCCCGAACAGCCCGCCGCGCACTCGACGATATGACCCAGTGTCACGGCCGCGGCATAACGATCTATGTGCGCAGCGTCACGCCGCCAACCAAACTCGTGGGCCAGCGGCCCGACGTAAAGCGCGTTGTCCGACACTCGCCCAGCAATGACCACGTCGGCCTCGCCCTCCAGGCCTTCGATGATGCCGGAACTGTCGGTGTAGACGTTGGCGCAGACGACGCGGTCCCGGATGGCAGCGAAATTCTCGTCGCCGGTATCCATATTGCGCAGCGGGACACCCTGCCTCATCAGGTCGTCGAGCTTCTCCAGCATGTCGTCGCCCTCAACCAGGGCAATACGGGAGCCGGCGAGTCCGGCTCGGCGCGCACCTTCGGCGACGCGCTGCGCCGCAGCGCGCGGATTCACCCCGCCTCCATTGGAAATCAACTTGGTGCCTGAGGCTCTGGCCTGAGGCAACAAACTGATCATGGTCTGCACGGCATCCGGCACATAGCCGGCATCCGGCCGCTTCAACTTCTGCCGTTGCAGCAGCGCCATTGTCAACTCAGCTAGGTAGTCGAAGCAAAGATAGTCCAGATTTCCTCGCTCCAACAGTTCTTGAGCTGGATCTTGAGCATCACCCCAGAATCCGGATCCTGCCCCGAGCCTCACCCGTTCGACCATTTTTGGCCTCCTTGTTCTGTCTCTCTAATTTCATTTTGATAATCTGAATTTCATTTTAAGTGCGGAATCCGAGAGCCGTCAAGAAACAACCGGCGACGGTCAAGATTTCGGGTGCAACAGGCCTGCAGCCGTCGGGTTCGACAGGCTGTGAGCACAACGCAGAATGTTCTGGGGGGCGCTAAAGAGGCGGCGCGCGCCGTCTGCCGCCATGAGCCGCAAGTGAAATCATGGATTCTCGTATGCACGCGTGCACGGAAGAGTCCATCGCGCACACGGGCTTGCGCTTGCAGGCAGTCAGGGAGTCGTGAGGGTTAAGGCGATGTGGCGCAAGCTCAGCCTGACGCGTCAAGCTCTTGGCGTTTCGTACAGCGCTCGAAATTGTTGCGCTTCATCATGTAGCCAGTCGCGCAGCGCACATGCGCGGCGGGCTTCTTGCAACGGCTCAGGGCAAACCATCCAATAGGAGAAGGGGCTTGGCACTTCGACATTGAAAAGGCGCGTCAGTTGGCCATCGAGAATGGCCTGCATGGCCAAGGACCGTCGGACCAGCCCGACGCCCTGCCCATCGATGGCAGCCTGCAGTTGCTGCGACGCATCCTGGTACAGCACGCCGCGCCGCGGCTCACGCCATCCGCTCAATCCCGCCTCGCGAAACTAGGCCGTCCACATTTGATAGTCGTTACGCAGTAGCCGCATGTCGGCCAACTCGCGCGGCTCGACCGGCAGCCGGCCGCCGTTCAAGCCTGGGGCGCATGCCGGAAAAAAGCTCTCGTCAAACAGGTGTTCACTGAAGAGTTCCGGGTAGTTTCCGTCGCCCAACCGGATAACGGCATCCACGTCGTCTCGGCTGAAGTCGGTAAGAGTGTGCGTGGACTGCAGTTCGAGATCCAGCTCAGGACACCGTTCGATGAGACGGCCCACGCGCGGTGTCAACCAGCGAGCCGCGAACGAAGGCAGCAGGCTGACTACCAGCCGGCGTTCACGATCATCCGAACGCAGGGCTTCGCTGGCCGCCGCAATACTCGACAGCGCCGCCCTCACTTGCTCCGCATAACGCTTGCCGGGCGCGGTTAGGGTCAGGCGTCTGCCTTCACGGGTGAACAGCGCCGTTCCCAGGTCGCCCTCCAGAGCCCGGATCTGATGACTGACGGCACTGTGCGTGACAAAAAGCTCCTCCGCGGCGCGAGAAAAACTCTCTTCGGGGCCGACGGCCACGCCCTCATACCGCAAGCGCCCTTCGATCCATTCGGCCGCCCAGGTGCGGTAGCCTTCGCGGTGGATGCGGGCCAGCGGCTGGAAGGCGATCTCTCCATCCATACCCAGGTCGTATTGCTCACCACCCAGCCCGAGGATGGTGGCGCGCATCGAGCGCCCCATGTCGAAGGCAAAGATGCGCGAGCCGCGATAGTGCAGAAATTGCATCGCCAAGGTGGCGAGCAGCACCGACTTGCCCATGCCCGTGGGGACAGCCACCAACGTGTGGCCCACGTCGCCGATGTGCGTCACCAGCCGGAACGGCGTCGCGCCCTCAGTGCGCGTGACGATCAGAGGCGGGCCGTCGAGGTGCGCGTTCTTCTCCGGCCCGGCCCATAGCGCCGACACCGGCATCAGGTGCGCCAGGTTCAACGTGGAGACGATGGGCTGGCGGACGTTGGCGTAGGCATGGCCCGGAATGGACGACAGCCACGCATCCACGGTGTTGAGCGTTTCAGGGATGGTGACGAAGCCACGCCCCTGGGTGACGCGCTCCACCCTGCGCAGCTTCTCGTCGGCCACGGCGGCATCCGCGTCCAGGACGGTGACGGTCGCCGTCACGTAGCCGAAGGCCACTTGATCGCTGCCCAGCTCCTGCAAGGCGGCATCGGCATCGCTGGCCTTGTTGCTGGCGTCGGTATCGACCAGAGCGCTTTCCTGCTGGAAGATCGTCTCGCGCAGCAGCGCGATGATGTTCTTGCGCTTGGCGACCCACTGACGGCGCAGGCGGGCGAGTTCTTTTTCCGCATCGGATTTGTCGAGGCAAAGAAAGCGCGTACTCCAGCGGTACGCAAAGCCGAGGCGGTTGAGGTCGTCCAGAATCCCGGGCCAGGTGGAGGTCGGAAATCCCCGCACCGTCGCCACGCGCACATGCTGGTCGCCCAGCATCGGTGCCAGGCCACCGATCAGCGGCGCGTCGGCCAGTAGCGCGTCGAGGTGGAATGGCACCTCCGGCACGCCCTCGCGATAGCGCCGTGTTGAGACGGTGGCATGCAGGTAGGTCAGCGTCTGGCTGTCGTCGAGCCAGGCGATCTCCGGCATCACGCCGTCGAGCAGGTCAAAGATGCGATCCGTCTCCACGACGAAGGCGGTCAGCCGCTCGCGCCAATCCACGCCTTCGGTGGGCCGGTTCTCGTAGAGTAGCCCTGCTGCGCGGGCGCGTGATTCCTCGGCCGGCAGGTTCACCAGCGTAAGGTGGTAGCCGCTCTCGAAGTGGTTGCCCGAGTCATCGAAGGCGGCGCGGCGCTCCTCGTCCTCCAGCCAGGACAGCGGCTCAGGAAACTCCGATTGCGGGTAGTTGGCCGGGGGCCGGCGCTCG from Achromobacter xylosoxidans includes the following:
- a CDS encoding acyclic terpene utilization AtuA family protein gives rise to the protein MVERVRLGAGSGFWGDAQDPAQELLERGNLDYLCFDYLAELTMALLQRQKLKRPDAGYVPDAVQTMISLLPQARASGTKLISNGGGVNPRAAAQRVAEGARRAGLAGSRIALVEGDDMLEKLDDLMRQGVPLRNMDTGDENFAAIRDRVVCANVYTDSSGIIEGLEGEADVVIAGRVSDNALYVGPLAHEFGWRRDAAHIDRYAAAVTLGHIVECAAGCSGGMSSRFADMPHMGRAGFPILEVAPDAEAVVTKLSGTGGRVDQWTIKEHLVYEVGNPRRYLMPDAVADFTSLRLADEGQDRVRVSGVRGEAAPDLWKLVVGYQDGWIGETMAFFPWPYAYDRAVKARETMLERFERMGLAADEIHFDFVGLNTLHGPAAAFPGREQANELPEVGLRCAVRTRTAEEADKARRAGTNLWIMGPGGTSFGTPMKPRPVISLWPTLIPRAAVEQKTEILTA
- a CDS encoding carboxyl transferase domain-containing protein, yielding MAILSSRPGPGSPDFAANAAAYDELRAPLLAARTRAVAGGGERARQAHLARGKLLPRERVNMLLDPGTPFLEVGQLAADGAYDGQSPGAGIITGAGVVAGRACMIMANDATAKGGTYYPLTIKKQLRAQAIARENGLPCVYLVDSGGAYLPLQGDIFPDEQHFGKIFRNIAEMSALGLKQVAAVLGACTAGGAYIPAMCDETVIVDKAGMIYLGGPQLVQAATGEVVDAQELGGADTHTRLSGVADHFANDELHALELVRGILGRCEAPALAPPPRRAAPPRYDAAELPGFIPANPKQAMPMRDVLARLLDGSELVQYRERYGSSLICGTGAIGGYPVGVLANDGVLFGQSAQKAANFIELCCQENIPLVFLHNISGFMVGVQYEQGGIAKDGAKMVNAVSTARVPKFSVIIGGSYGAGAYAMCGRAFGPRFMAMWPNARTSVMGGEQAATVLALVRAEQLARQGKEFSAEEAEAYKAPIRDTYGTESTALNAASRLWVDSVIEPADTRDWLTLGLALAAAGPKEPTRFGVFRM